DNA from Streptomyces sp. NBC_01260:
ACATGTCCGGCGCCCTCAAGCACTTCTTCGACCAGGTCTACTACCCGTGCCTTGATGCGACGAGCGGCCGGCCCTTCGGGTACTACGTGCACGGTGGCAACGACGTCACCGGCGCCGTGCGGGCCATCGAGTCGATCACGACGGGGCTGGGATGGCGCCGGGCGGCGGACGCCGTGACGGTGACGGGCGAGCCGGGCAAGGCCGATACCGAGGCGTGCTGGGAGCTGGGGGCGACGCTCGCGAGCGGCCTGATGGACTGATCGCCCGGGCCGCCACCGGCCACTTCCGACCACCACGGGCCCTGGCCCGACGGCGCCCGCCGGCATGGCCGGGGGCGCCGTTCCCCATGCCGCGGAACCGGGGCGATGTCCGCTTGC
Protein-coding regions in this window:
- a CDS encoding flavodoxin family protein; the protein is MATLLIVHHTPSPNCQALFEAVVSGATTEGIEGVRVVRRAALAATASDVLAADGLLLGTPANLGYMSGALKHFFDQVYYPCLDATSGRPFGYYVHGGNDVTGAVRAIESITTGLGWRRAADAVTVTGEPGKADTEACWELGATLASGLMD